In the genome of Streptomyces sp. V2I9, one region contains:
- a CDS encoding DUF6357 family protein, with protein sequence MRDIVFTRRSGWIPNVVREDGELKLMLAAGADANHDPRTFTFPIGEAHREVIQEDLARHLLLWSAVLPLCDAAGSRGRLDENAATALLDPILLAAPADVDALFRSIRWDRGRLVAHGADTDLLDRGQVCAAMSTATETADVRRAQEHHAHRRRAERGVVLGPLDAAILRYTGQYLHGATIPRRTPGDVDPALLPEVLRVVATAERACAGRGIGRDPRRGKHATDKRDWERMRTTVDTAVRGAYPQLADDAVRTVSFLMCSEAAHRARSTPMDDDGAASDGSGGGARKTALSFTDDQGVEKKWLSGRGRAATAEFWEFVGDRASADNQVFTIEDEERGEGIQLHFFADTIARITTLREGVGGADPEYRVEYSLVDGIGGYRDLVSAFVRGGCAALEQHTPWISDVAEFERERRRRAAE encoded by the coding sequence ATGAGAGACATCGTCTTCACTCGCCGGAGCGGTTGGATCCCGAATGTGGTCCGCGAGGACGGTGAGCTCAAACTGATGCTCGCGGCCGGGGCCGACGCAAACCATGATCCGCGCACCTTCACGTTCCCGATCGGCGAAGCCCACAGGGAGGTGATCCAGGAGGATCTGGCCAGGCACCTGCTGCTGTGGAGCGCGGTCCTTCCGCTGTGCGACGCCGCGGGCAGCCGGGGCCGGCTCGACGAGAACGCCGCCACCGCGCTTCTCGACCCGATCCTCCTCGCCGCACCGGCGGACGTCGACGCGCTCTTCCGGAGCATCAGGTGGGACAGGGGCCGGCTCGTCGCCCACGGGGCCGACACCGATCTGCTCGATCGGGGTCAGGTCTGCGCGGCGATGAGCACGGCGACCGAGACGGCCGACGTGCGACGGGCCCAGGAGCACCACGCCCATCGGCGTCGCGCCGAGCGCGGGGTGGTACTCGGCCCGCTCGACGCCGCGATACTGAGGTATACGGGCCAGTACCTGCACGGGGCGACGATTCCGAGGCGGACGCCCGGCGACGTCGATCCAGCGCTGCTGCCCGAGGTGCTGCGGGTGGTCGCCACCGCCGAGCGTGCGTGCGCCGGTAGGGGGATCGGCCGCGACCCGCGACGGGGGAAGCACGCCACGGACAAGCGCGACTGGGAGCGCATGCGGACGACGGTCGACACGGCGGTGCGCGGTGCGTACCCCCAGCTCGCTGACGACGCGGTACGTACCGTGAGCTTCCTGATGTGCTCGGAGGCGGCGCACCGGGCCAGGAGCACCCCGATGGACGACGACGGGGCCGCGAGTGACGGTTCCGGCGGCGGTGCGAGGAAGACCGCCCTGTCCTTCACCGACGACCAGGGCGTCGAGAAGAAGTGGCTGTCGGGCCGTGGCCGTGCCGCCACCGCGGAGTTCTGGGAGTTCGTCGGGGACCGCGCGTCCGCGGACAACCAAGTGTTCACCATCGAGGACGAGGAGAGGGGCGAAGGGATTCAGCTCCACTTCTTCGCGGACACCATCGCCCGCATCACCACGCTGCGCGAGGGCGTGGGCGGGGCCGATCCGGAATACCGGGTGGAGTACAGCCTGGTCGACGGGATCGGCGGTTATCGGGACCTGGTGAGCGCCTTCGTCCGAGGCGGCTGCGCGGCACTCGAACAGCACACGCCCTGGATCTCGGATGTCGCCGAGTTCGAACGCGAGCGCCGGAGGCGCGCCGCCGAGTAG
- a CDS encoding DUF2945 domain-containing protein: protein MASEFTVGDHVRWNSEAGHVEGVIIEKHTRDVAFKGYTRHCSEDDPQYEIKSDRTGHIAMHKGGALTRV, encoded by the coding sequence ATGGCGAGCGAATTCACCGTGGGCGACCACGTGCGCTGGAATTCCGAGGCGGGCCACGTCGAGGGCGTCATCATCGAGAAGCACACGCGGGATGTCGCCTTCAAGGGTTATACCCGGCACTGCTCCGAGGACGATCCGCAGTACGAGATCAAGAGCGACAGGACGGGCCACATCGCCATGCACAAGGGCGGCGCGCTGACGAGGGTGTAG
- a CDS encoding N-acetylmuramoyl-L-alanine amidase, translating to MHRRTIVQGVAATVAAAFLPGSARAVTAPDGSTDYATALWAPAAPANYTVPSRSSERRIDRVIIHVAQQLFTPTAGIFRDPAEQVSAHYVVRSGDGHVAQCVREKDVAWHAGTWDWNTRSIGIEHEGWVDRPEFFTDVMYLRSAELTADICARHGIPRDREHIVGHHEVPGSDHTDPGVLWDWDRYLRLVVAAG from the coding sequence TTGCATCGCAGAACGATCGTCCAGGGTGTCGCCGCGACGGTGGCGGCGGCCTTCCTGCCGGGCTCCGCACGGGCCGTGACGGCACCGGACGGCTCCACCGACTACGCGACGGCGCTCTGGGCCCCGGCGGCCCCCGCCAACTACACCGTGCCGTCCCGCTCTTCCGAGCGCCGGATCGACCGCGTGATCATCCATGTCGCGCAGCAGTTGTTCACACCGACCGCGGGCATCTTCCGCGACCCCGCCGAGCAGGTGTCCGCCCACTACGTGGTGCGCTCCGGCGACGGCCATGTCGCCCAGTGCGTCCGGGAGAAGGACGTCGCCTGGCACGCGGGCACCTGGGACTGGAACACCCGGAGCATCGGCATAGAGCACGAAGGGTGGGTGGACCGCCCCGAGTTCTTCACCGACGTCATGTACCTGCGGTCAGCCGAACTCACCGCCGACATCTGCGCGCGTCACGGCATCCCCCGGGACCGGGAGCACATCGTCGGCCATCACGAGGTACCGGGCAGCGACCACACCGACCCCGGCGTCCTCTGGGACTGGGACCGCTATCTCCGGCTCGTGGTCGCCGCCGGATGA
- a CDS encoding SWF or SNF family helicase has translation MSDGYEDDHLYRAEYGTGYGTGDGEAPDGDEEAAARDGRRGPERTFAAFPPARGKGFATSWWGRAWLQALEDTALDGQQLKQGRQLARKGGVGAVSVRPGRITAMVRDRDGTAHRSDVLLQQLDAGDWDRFLDMAVERAGHIAALLDREMPPHLVEDAVGAGVDLLPGIGDLEPECTCGAWDHCPHSGALCYQVARLLDEDPFVLLLMRGRDERRLLDELQVRSAARAVRAGGGVRETAGAVREVHGVPAGEAFAAAGILPPLPATPPVPGEPALGPSLDTETRPPAGIDPAALEVLAADSAVRARRMLVEALAPGHAEQPLPVELSPRQDAVRLAADVRPEPRIGARLATGSGRTAADLEAAVRAWRYGGVAALAVLDEEWTPDPEQLERARVRLGEAWEPGERPSLRTSGRARWTVAGADLQLRLDRAGRWWPYRKERGRWVPAGPADDDPAGALAAAEGGAADAAV, from the coding sequence ATGAGCGACGGTTACGAGGACGACCACCTGTACAGGGCGGAGTACGGGACCGGCTACGGCACGGGTGACGGGGAAGCCCCCGACGGGGACGAGGAGGCGGCGGCGCGCGACGGCCGTCGTGGACCGGAGCGTACGTTCGCGGCGTTTCCGCCGGCCCGGGGCAAGGGCTTCGCCACATCCTGGTGGGGCCGGGCGTGGCTCCAGGCCCTGGAGGACACGGCGCTGGACGGCCAGCAGCTCAAGCAGGGCCGTCAGCTGGCCCGGAAGGGCGGCGTCGGGGCGGTCTCCGTACGGCCGGGGCGGATCACGGCGATGGTGCGGGACCGCGACGGCACGGCCCATCGCAGCGACGTCCTGCTCCAGCAGCTCGACGCGGGCGACTGGGACCGATTCCTGGACATGGCCGTGGAGCGGGCCGGGCACATCGCGGCGCTGCTGGACCGGGAGATGCCGCCGCACCTGGTGGAGGACGCGGTGGGCGCCGGAGTCGACCTGCTGCCCGGCATCGGGGATCTGGAGCCGGAGTGCACCTGCGGGGCCTGGGACCACTGCCCGCACTCCGGTGCGCTCTGTTATCAGGTGGCACGTCTCCTGGACGAGGATCCGTTCGTCCTGCTGCTGATGCGGGGGCGCGACGAGCGGCGGCTGCTGGACGAGCTCCAGGTCCGCAGCGCCGCACGTGCGGTCCGGGCGGGCGGCGGGGTGCGGGAGACCGCCGGTGCCGTGCGAGAGGTTCACGGGGTACCGGCCGGGGAAGCGTTCGCGGCGGCCGGGATCCTGCCGCCGTTGCCCGCTACCCCGCCGGTCCCCGGCGAGCCGGCGCTCGGACCGTCGCTGGACACCGAGACCCGCCCTCCGGCCGGGATCGACCCGGCGGCACTGGAGGTCCTGGCGGCCGACAGCGCGGTGCGCGCCCGCCGGATGCTGGTGGAGGCCCTGGCTCCGGGCCACGCGGAACAGCCGCTGCCGGTGGAGCTGTCCCCGCGGCAGGACGCGGTGCGGCTGGCCGCGGACGTCCGGCCGGAGCCGCGGATCGGGGCCAGGCTCGCCACCGGCTCCGGCCGGACGGCGGCGGACCTGGAGGCGGCCGTGCGCGCCTGGCGGTACGGCGGGGTCGCGGCGCTCGCCGTACTGGACGAGGAGTGGACGCCCGATCCGGAGCAGCTGGAGCGGGCCCGCGTGCGGCTCGGCGAGGCGTGGGAGCCGGGCGAGCGGCCGTCGTTGCGGACGAGCGGGCGGGCCCGCTGGACCGTGGCGGGGGCCGACCTCCAGCTTCGGCTCGACCGGGCCGGGCGGTGGTGGCCGTACCGCAAGGAACGCGGGCGCTGGGTTCCGGCCGGGCCGGCGGACGACGACCCGGCCGGAGCACTGGCGGCGGCCGAGGGCGGAGCGGCGGACGCCGCTGTCTGA
- a CDS encoding DEAD/DEAH box helicase, whose amino-acid sequence MHRHPSATPSEIAELARCSAVFVPADPARAGGIAFWNPDGDTAPDVPGPLSELTVLGDDLCLRTVSALRLPVGDALPVLTRARAVTHASPATAFWGAAALLGLQFVARGLLLPGLSSTEHDAWRIGPLGLDDLERLRELAASMPPTAHATPLPADDEPLLPEPEHLLRAFLDAVADAMPRTPAAGFAAAGPAFTAPEPQHLPDGRDWAADVAAGHDAGVRLSLRIEVSGVTSPRCGTAAEDGADPGAAPVATGAASGGGAGAPSFRAVLQIHSVSDPSLVADAAEVWAGTSRTAAAFGPRARMDALLTLRRAARAWPPLAPLLSAAVPDSVEPADEEIAELLGSATRALAAAGVQVHWPKELARKLTARAVIGPDDRDREERDLGAEEGSGAGGRTTAGMPSFLSADALLSFDWRFALGDRNLTREEVERLAESSRPIVRLRDQWVLIDPEEARRAREARDRKVTPIDALGAVLTGSTEVDGRRVEVAATGWLQRLRDRLAEPESAARQSVEQPEALAATLRDYQLRGLNWLNTMTSLGLGGCLADDMGLGKTITLIALHLHRQTAADAAGPTLVVCPTSLMGNWQREIEKFAPGTPVRRFHGASRSLEGLVDGEFVLTTYGTMRLDAPRLAAVPWGMVVIDEAQHVKNPHSATARQLRTIGARARVALTGTPVENNLTELWAILDWTTPGLLGRLGTFRTRYAAAIEGGDDPAAAERLAALVRPFLLRRRKSDPGIAPELPPKTETDRAVSLTAEQTGLYEAVVRETLAEIATADGFERRGLVMKLLTALKQICNHPAQYLKEEQPRIADRSGKVELLDELLDTILAERGSVLVFTQYVRMARLLEEHLAARGVDTQFLHGGTPVARREEMVARFQAGEAPVFLLSLKAAGTGLNLTRAGHVVHFDRWWNPAVEAQATDRAYRIGQTQPVQVHRLIAEGTIEDRIAEMLARKQGLADAVLGSGEAALTELTDAELADLVELRGGAR is encoded by the coding sequence GTGCACAGACACCCTTCGGCAACACCCTCCGAGATCGCCGAACTGGCCCGCTGCTCCGCGGTCTTCGTCCCCGCGGACCCGGCTCGTGCCGGCGGCATCGCGTTCTGGAACCCGGACGGTGACACCGCTCCGGACGTTCCGGGGCCGTTGTCGGAGCTGACCGTGCTCGGGGACGACCTGTGCCTCCGTACGGTTTCGGCACTCCGGCTCCCCGTGGGGGACGCCCTGCCGGTGCTGACCCGCGCGCGTGCCGTCACCCACGCCTCCCCCGCCACGGCGTTCTGGGGCGCCGCCGCGCTTCTCGGCCTCCAGTTCGTCGCCCGCGGGCTGCTGCTGCCGGGGCTGAGCAGCACCGAGCACGACGCCTGGCGGATCGGGCCGTTGGGCCTCGACGATCTCGAACGGCTGCGGGAACTGGCCGCCTCGATGCCGCCGACCGCGCACGCGACGCCCCTTCCGGCCGACGACGAGCCGTTGCTGCCCGAGCCGGAACACCTGCTGCGGGCGTTCCTCGACGCGGTCGCCGACGCGATGCCCCGTACACCGGCTGCCGGATTCGCCGCCGCCGGACCCGCGTTCACCGCGCCGGAGCCGCAGCATCTGCCCGACGGACGGGACTGGGCGGCCGATGTCGCTGCCGGGCACGACGCCGGTGTGCGGCTCTCGTTGCGTATCGAGGTCTCGGGGGTGACCTCACCGCGCTGCGGCACGGCGGCGGAGGACGGTGCGGATCCCGGTGCCGCCCCGGTGGCGACGGGGGCGGCGTCCGGTGGGGGCGCCGGGGCTCCGTCGTTCCGTGCCGTGCTCCAGATCCACAGCGTCAGCGACCCTTCGCTGGTCGCCGACGCGGCCGAGGTGTGGGCGGGGACCTCGAGGACCGCTGCCGCCTTCGGTCCTCGGGCCCGGATGGACGCCCTCCTCACCCTGCGGCGCGCCGCCCGCGCCTGGCCCCCGCTGGCCCCGCTGCTCTCCGCCGCGGTACCGGACTCGGTGGAGCCGGCCGACGAGGAGATCGCCGAACTGCTCGGGTCCGCCACCCGCGCCCTGGCCGCCGCCGGGGTGCAGGTGCACTGGCCCAAGGAACTGGCCCGGAAGCTCACCGCGCGAGCCGTGATCGGCCCGGACGACCGTGACCGGGAGGAACGGGATCTCGGGGCCGAGGAGGGCTCCGGGGCCGGGGGGCGTACGACCGCCGGCATGCCCTCGTTCCTCTCCGCCGACGCCCTGCTCTCGTTCGACTGGCGGTTCGCCCTGGGCGACCGGAATCTGACCCGCGAGGAGGTGGAGCGGCTCGCCGAGTCCAGCAGGCCCATCGTGCGCCTGCGCGACCAGTGGGTGCTCATCGACCCGGAGGAGGCGCGCCGGGCGCGGGAGGCCCGGGACCGCAAGGTCACCCCGATCGACGCTCTCGGCGCGGTGCTGACCGGTTCCACGGAGGTGGACGGGCGTCGCGTCGAGGTGGCGGCGACGGGCTGGCTCCAGCGGTTGCGCGACCGGCTGGCCGAGCCGGAGTCCGCCGCCCGGCAGAGCGTCGAGCAGCCCGAGGCGCTCGCCGCGACCCTGCGCGACTACCAGCTGCGCGGGCTGAACTGGCTGAACACCATGACCTCGCTCGGTCTCGGCGGCTGCCTCGCCGACGACATGGGGCTCGGCAAGACGATCACGCTCATCGCCCTGCATCTGCACCGGCAGACCGCCGCCGACGCGGCGGGACCGACGCTGGTGGTGTGTCCGACCTCGCTGATGGGCAACTGGCAGCGGGAGATCGAGAAGTTCGCGCCGGGCACCCCCGTCCGTCGCTTCCACGGCGCTTCGCGCTCCCTGGAAGGGCTGGTGGACGGCGAGTTCGTCCTGACGACGTACGGCACGATGCGCCTCGACGCGCCCCGGCTCGCCGCCGTGCCCTGGGGCATGGTCGTCATCGACGAGGCGCAGCACGTCAAGAACCCGCACTCGGCGACGGCCAGACAGTTGCGCACGATCGGGGCACGGGCCCGCGTCGCGCTCACCGGCACCCCCGTCGAAAACAACCTCACCGAGCTGTGGGCGATCCTGGACTGGACGACGCCGGGCCTCCTCGGCCGCCTCGGCACGTTCCGTACGCGCTACGCCGCGGCGATCGAGGGCGGGGACGACCCGGCCGCCGCCGAGCGGCTCGCCGCGCTGGTACGGCCGTTCCTGCTGCGGCGCCGGAAGTCGGATCCGGGGATCGCGCCGGAGCTGCCCCCGAAGACCGAGACCGACCGGGCCGTGTCGCTGACGGCGGAGCAGACCGGTCTGTACGAGGCGGTGGTCCGCGAGACCCTGGCGGAGATCGCCACCGCGGACGGCTTCGAGCGGCGAGGGCTCGTGATGAAGCTGCTGACGGCTCTGAAGCAGATCTGCAACCACCCGGCGCAGTACCTGAAGGAGGAGCAGCCCCGGATCGCGGACCGGTCGGGGAAGGTCGAGCTGCTGGACGAACTCCTGGACACGATCCTCGCCGAGCGGGGTTCGGTGCTGGTCTTCACCCAGTACGTCCGGATGGCCAGGCTGTTGGAGGAGCACCTGGCCGCACGCGGGGTGGACACGCAGTTCCTGCACGGCGGCACGCCGGTGGCCCGGCGCGAGGAGATGGTGGCCCGCTTCCAGGCGGGTGAGGCGCCGGTGTTCCTGCTGTCCCTCAAGGCGGCGGGAACCGGGCTCAATCTCACCAGGGCGGGCCACGTCGTGCACTTCGACCGCTGGTGGAATCCGGCGGTCGAGGCGCAGGCGACCGACCGCGCCTACCGGATCGGCCAGACGCAGCCGGTCCAGGTGCACCGGCTGATCGCCGAGGGCACGATCGAGGACCGGATCGCCGAGATGCTCGCCCGCAAGCAGGGACTCGCGGACGCGGTGCTCGGCTCCGGCGAGGCGGCGCTGACCGAACTGACCGATGCGGAACTGGCCGACCTGGTCGAGCTGCGAGGGGGCGCGCGATGA
- a CDS encoding oxygenase MpaB family protein — MAKRYDRLKEIQGMDPERDFHEIYRLTVAHEFPWDVTRALELALYRTYAVPSIGRLLDETTELTDRSQKRYDDTALLLDAVVEHGFDADESRTAIRRINQMHRSYDISNDDMRYVLCTFVVTPKRWLDDFGWRRLCCHERRAFAAYYRALGTRMGIKDVPETYEDFERTLDAYEDEHFGWDEGARRVSDATLALMGSWYPAVLAPLVRGASLALLDDSLLTAFRYPRPGPVARGVTRGALRLRARAVRLMPPRRTPHYARQNPEIKGYPDGYEIAKLGTFPTPGVRGCPVPGHRPSRTPAE, encoded by the coding sequence ATGGCGAAGCGGTACGACCGGCTGAAGGAGATCCAGGGAATGGACCCGGAGCGGGACTTCCACGAGATCTACCGGCTCACCGTCGCCCATGAGTTCCCCTGGGACGTCACCCGCGCCCTCGAACTGGCCCTCTACCGCACCTACGCCGTGCCCAGCATCGGTCGACTCCTCGACGAGACCACGGAGTTGACGGACCGTTCCCAGAAGCGCTACGACGACACCGCCCTGCTCCTCGACGCGGTGGTGGAGCACGGTTTCGACGCCGACGAAAGCCGCACGGCCATCCGCCGGATCAACCAGATGCACCGCAGCTACGACATCAGCAACGACGACATGCGCTACGTCCTGTGCACGTTCGTCGTCACCCCGAAGCGCTGGTTGGACGATTTCGGCTGGCGACGCCTGTGCTGCCACGAACGGCGCGCCTTCGCCGCCTACTACCGCGCCCTCGGCACCCGGATGGGGATCAAGGATGTGCCGGAGACCTACGAGGACTTCGAGCGTACCCTCGACGCCTACGAGGACGAGCACTTCGGCTGGGACGAAGGGGCCCGCCGGGTTTCCGACGCCACCTTGGCGCTGATGGGTTCGTGGTACCCGGCGGTGCTGGCCCCCCTGGTGCGCGGCGCCAGCCTGGCGCTGCTGGACGACTCGTTGCTCACCGCGTTCCGCTACCCCCGCCCCGGGCCGGTGGCCCGCGGAGTGACCAGGGGTGCGCTCCGGCTGAGGGCCCGTGCCGTCCGGCTCATGCCGCCCCGCCGGACACCCCATTACGCACGTCAGAACCCCGAGATCAAGGGATATCCCGACGGGTACGAGATCGCGAAGCTCGGTACGTTCCCCACGCCGGGTGTCCGCGGCTGCCCCGTTCCCGGCCACCGTCCGTCGCGGACCCCGGCCGAGTGA
- a CDS encoding class I SAM-dependent methyltransferase gives MADDHTHVLDFFTPRAAGWDRRFADDGPAYASAARRLGLRPGDTVLDAGCGTGRALPALRAVVGPMGTVLGADLTPAMLAEAVRAGRGGCGALVRADVARLPLRDGVLDAVFGAGLISHLARPEADVAELARVVRPGGTLALFHPIGRAALAARQGRTIADDDLRAEPRLRELLAGAGWRLESYTDEDDRFLALASRKERETPVSRG, from the coding sequence ATGGCCGACGACCACACCCACGTCCTGGACTTCTTCACCCCGCGCGCGGCCGGCTGGGACCGCCGGTTCGCCGACGACGGTCCCGCCTACGCCTCCGCGGCCCGCCGGCTCGGGCTGCGCCCCGGTGACACCGTGCTCGACGCGGGCTGCGGTACGGGGCGCGCGCTGCCCGCCCTGAGGGCGGTGGTCGGGCCGATGGGCACGGTGCTCGGCGCCGACCTCACTCCGGCCATGCTCGCGGAAGCCGTACGGGCGGGTCGGGGCGGCTGCGGTGCCCTCGTCCGTGCCGACGTCGCACGGCTGCCGCTGCGCGACGGTGTCCTGGACGCGGTCTTCGGAGCCGGGCTGATCTCGCACCTGGCGCGGCCGGAGGCCGACGTGGCGGAACTCGCCCGCGTCGTGCGACCGGGCGGGACGCTCGCCCTCTTCCACCCGATCGGCCGGGCCGCCCTCGCCGCGCGACAGGGGCGCACCATCGCCGACGACGACCTACGGGCGGAGCCCCGGCTGCGGGAGCTGCTGGCCGGTGCGGGATGGCGGCTGGAGTCCTACACCGACGAGGACGACCGCTTCCTCGCCCTGGCGAGCAGGAAGGAACGAGAGACTCCGGTCAGCCGGGGGTGA
- a CDS encoding ATP/GTP-binding protein: MLGEDIALNLKIVVAGGVGVGKTTLVGSVSEIRPLRSEEAANGSGESGAAGAKRGATTTVAMDFGRITVHSGLSLYLFGMPGQDRFRFLWDELCAEALAAIVLADPRRLEDCFAAVDHFERARIPFVVAVNRFPGAPGRTEHDVARALDLDRGTPIVLCDARDRASGKEVLIRTVEYAGRVHTARLLASVG, translated from the coding sequence ATGCTCGGGGAGGACATCGCGCTCAATTTGAAGATCGTCGTGGCCGGCGGCGTCGGGGTGGGCAAGACGACCTTGGTCGGCTCGGTGAGCGAGATCCGCCCGCTGCGATCGGAAGAGGCGGCGAACGGGAGCGGGGAGAGCGGCGCCGCCGGAGCGAAGCGGGGGGCCACGACGACCGTAGCGATGGATTTCGGCCGCATCACCGTCCATTCGGGTCTCTCGCTGTACCTGTTCGGCATGCCGGGCCAGGACCGCTTCCGGTTCCTGTGGGACGAGCTGTGCGCGGAAGCCCTGGCGGCGATCGTGCTCGCCGACCCCCGGCGGCTGGAGGACTGCTTCGCCGCCGTCGACCACTTCGAGCGCGCACGGATTCCGTTCGTGGTCGCCGTCAACCGCTTCCCCGGAGCTCCCGGTCGTACGGAGCACGACGTCGCGCGGGCGCTCGATCTCGACCGGGGCACACCGATCGTGCTGTGCGACGCACGGGATCGAGCTTCCGGAAAAGAGGTCCTGATCCGTACGGTCGAGTACGCCGGTCGTGTGCATACCGCCCGGCTGCTCGCTTCCGTCGGCTGA
- a CDS encoding PPOX class F420-dependent oxidoreductase, producing MAHHMTEDTWRAFLSEGTRTAKVSTVRADGSPHVAPVWFLLDGDSVVFNTGKESVKGRNLARDGRVALCVDDDRPPYAFAVVNGRAELSEDPGELLRWATLIARRYVAADAAEEFGRRNGVPGELVVRVRIDKVIAMADMAD from the coding sequence ATGGCACATCACATGACCGAAGACACGTGGCGGGCCTTCCTCTCGGAGGGAACGCGCACGGCGAAGGTTTCGACGGTGCGGGCCGACGGCAGTCCGCACGTCGCCCCCGTCTGGTTCCTTCTCGACGGCGACTCGGTGGTCTTCAACACCGGCAAGGAGAGCGTGAAGGGGCGCAATCTCGCACGCGACGGCCGCGTCGCCCTGTGCGTGGACGACGATCGACCACCGTACGCGTTTGCAGTGGTGAACGGCCGTGCCGAGCTGAGCGAGGACCCCGGCGAACTCCTGCGGTGGGCCACGCTCATCGCTCGCCGGTACGTGGCGGCGGACGCCGCCGAGGAGTTCGGGCGACGCAACGGCGTGCCGGGCGAACTGGTCGTGCGGGTGCGGATCGACAAGGTGATCGCCATGGCCGACATGGCCGACTGA
- a CDS encoding roadblock/LC7 domain-containing protein, translating into MPLDRGLDWLLDDLTKRVQFIQHALVLSNDGLVTGASTGLAREDAEHLAAVASGLQSLARGSGRHFRAGRARQTMVEFDEALLFVTAAGDGSCLCVLTGAEADIGQVAYEMTLLVNRVGEHLGVSVRQGALDDIGPI; encoded by the coding sequence ATGCCGCTTGACCGGGGACTTGACTGGCTTCTCGACGATCTCACCAAAAGGGTGCAGTTCATACAGCACGCCTTGGTGCTCTCGAACGACGGGCTGGTCACCGGGGCCAGCACCGGGCTCGCCCGCGAGGACGCGGAACACCTGGCGGCGGTCGCCTCGGGCCTCCAGAGCCTGGCGCGTGGGTCGGGGCGTCACTTCCGGGCGGGCCGGGCCCGCCAGACGATGGTGGAGTTCGACGAAGCGCTGCTTTTCGTGACGGCCGCCGGGGACGGCAGTTGCCTGTGCGTGCTGACCGGCGCCGAAGCCGACATCGGCCAGGTCGCCTACGAGATGACCCTCCTCGTCAACCGGGTCGGAGAACACCTCGGAGTCTCCGTCCGCCAAGGCGCTCTCGACGACATCGGGCCCATCTGA
- a CDS encoding DUF6397 family protein translates to MTVSEVMRAGIGDQEARTGRGGVGAEGPAGAEDAGGRALAVTRTATVAAGRAIRELGLRRAEFEIAVHLGLIAVVTVSDGGRPRVHEEEIARLRGLPGFPGSLAERVRTVGTAEGAALLGIAPARFTRLARAGCVSPVTFYLNRYRAVVWLYLADELVAFAAREPELLGGRAPVGMRTMLESGADWRARNWRSQRIDRLTKRLRDPWVRAAVQASALDPVQLAEVVDDPYERAHLARVRPEPVFGRPVSVPARVAMAELMLADDPDEILWRRVNLTLELDRAREERPAPTPGGGAGFRTAPAAGAGAGPGTGRCGGAGEEAPARTGTEAGANGAVVTVAGTRARGVFGQAGPVSVADSSPALVRAEASLSAAPGAPRGKGLLVRLGWRGRGAG, encoded by the coding sequence ATGACGGTCAGCGAAGTGATGCGGGCGGGCATCGGGGACCAGGAGGCGCGAACCGGCCGTGGCGGGGTGGGGGCCGAGGGCCCCGCCGGTGCGGAGGATGCGGGTGGTCGGGCCCTGGCCGTCACCCGCACGGCTACGGTCGCGGCCGGGCGAGCCATCCGTGAACTCGGCCTCCGGCGGGCGGAGTTCGAGATCGCGGTGCACCTCGGACTGATCGCCGTCGTCACCGTGTCGGACGGTGGGCGGCCGCGCGTGCACGAGGAGGAGATCGCGCGTCTACGGGGACTTCCGGGCTTCCCCGGCAGCTTGGCGGAGAGGGTCCGTACCGTCGGCACGGCGGAAGGTGCGGCCCTGCTGGGTATTGCCCCGGCACGGTTCACCCGGCTGGCCCGTGCGGGCTGCGTGTCACCGGTGACGTTCTATCTGAATCGGTATCGCGCGGTGGTGTGGCTCTATCTGGCGGACGAACTCGTCGCGTTCGCGGCGCGGGAGCCCGAGCTGCTCGGCGGGAGGGCCCCTGTGGGGATGCGCACCATGCTGGAGTCCGGCGCCGACTGGCGGGCGCGCAACTGGCGTTCGCAGCGGATCGATCGGCTGACGAAACGCCTGCGGGACCCCTGGGTGCGGGCGGCGGTCCAGGCTTCCGCGCTGGACCCGGTGCAGTTGGCGGAGGTGGTGGACGATCCCTACGAACGCGCCCACCTCGCACGGGTCCGTCCCGAGCCGGTCTTCGGGCGTCCGGTCTCGGTGCCGGCGAGGGTCGCCATGGCGGAGCTGATGCTGGCCGACGACCCCGACGAAATCCTCTGGCGGCGGGTCAACCTGACGCTCGAGCTGGACCGGGCACGCGAGGAACGGCCGGCCCCGACGCCGGGGGGCGGTGCAGGGTTCCGTACGGCCCCGGCTGCCGGTGCCGGGGCAGGTCCCGGCACCGGGAGGTGCGGCGGGGCTGGGGAGGAGGCACCGGCAAGGACCGGGACGGAGGCAGGGGCGAACGGCGCGGTGGTGACAGTTGCCGGGACCCGGGCCAGGGGCGTGTTCGGGCAAGCGGGCCCGGTCTCCGTCGCCGACTCGTCTCCGGCGCTCGTCCGTGCGGAAGCGTCCCTCTCCGCTGCACCCGGCGCCCCGAGAGGGAAGGGCCTCCTCGTCAGGCTGGGGTGGCGTGGCCGGGGCGCCGGATAA